The DNA sequence AATACAAATTGATGAAGAAGAACGGCGAATTCGTGACCATGAAATTCAGGAAAAGAAGGAAGAATACGACCTGTGGGATGACAAGCTGTGGCAGTACGTTTGAAGAAAAATCCTGCCAGAGCGTAAAGGTCATTAATGTCAGCGTGAGGTCTGGATGTGTCTGCCAATGATATGAGCCCTAATTCCCTAAGAAGGTAATCAAGCCGGCGAAACATGAATTTACCGAATTATTAATGAAATCGATAAGAGCGTTTCACTAAATTTCTAAGATGATGCCTGAATTGTGGCGCCTTGGATACCCTTGAGAATTTCATGATAGTGAAAGTGCCGGAGATATGCATTGGCAAATGGCATGCATTGATATCCTGCCCCTTCATGAACACGCTGGTCGCAGATTTGGCAACTCAGCCGATTGACCAAAAAAAAGAACTTCATTAAATATCGTATTACCATCTTACTACAGTAAATCTTTCCTGTCACCCTAGGACCTTGCCAACTGTTTCTCTCCGTTGCTTTTACCTTATACTTTCTCATCGCACAGCCTTAAATGAGGTAGATATCTCCGAAGAAACAAATCCAAGTACATGTTACCTCTCCACTGGAAGGCTGACGTTAAGATCATATTATAGCTCTCTCTGATAATAATATCCGAGCAATAATTATTAAGTATCGAAAGGATCTGTTTCGACGAAGCTCGGAAGGCGTCTCCGTACTTCAAGGAATTATTATAGTGGTGATAACGGTGAGCGAAAGAGATTATGATGTTATCGTCGTGGGAGCCGGAATCATGGGACTTGCGTCTGCATATCACCTAAAGATAGCAATGCCGGATAAATCGGTAGTTGTTCTGGAGAAAGAGTCTTCGTATTCTCAGGGAAACTCGGGCAGGAGCGTTTCGGGTTATCGGGACTTTTTCTCGACTGTTGTGAATCAGAAACTGTCAAAATCCAGCATTAAGTTTTATTCACACATTCAGAAGGATCTGGGATATGACATACAGATGAAGAATGTTGGGTATATGTTTCTGATGAGCAGGTCTAAATTTGACTCAATGAGATCTATAATCACAAAGCTGCAGAGCTCAACTGATCTCAGGATACTTGACAGGAGTGAGCTGTCCAAAATTCACTCGCTCATTCTTGATGTTGATAAGGAGGAATCTAAAGCCCTTAACCTGCAGCCAATCGAAGTGGGGGTGCTCGGCAGGAGGTGCGGCGTTCTCGAAATAGAGAAGCTTTCTTCATTCTACTACGAGGAATGCAGGAGACTCGGTGTTGAATTCAATTTCAAGACCCAGGTGAATTCTCTTGACGTGGTCCCCAGGAACCCATCCGGTTACCCCAATGAACCATTCCTGTGGCAGGACAAGCTTATCGGTGGAATCTCCACAAATCGTGGCGACTATTCAGCCCAGAGATATGTGCTGACGACTGGTGCATGGACAGGAAAGTTGCTGGACAGGATCGGCGTTGATAGCCACATGAAAGCGAAGAAGAGATTCGTATACCAGATCGGAGGGGATTCCATAACAGAAATGGTCAGAACATCCTATGGACTTAATGATGAGGGGCTGTTCCCATTTTTGATACTCCCCTCGCATGGTGTATACCTCAGACCTCATCCCTCTAGCGGTACATTCTGGATCAGCACTTCAGGGACAACCTCTGACCAGGAGATTGGACCGACGTTTTCTTTTGATTCTGCGGATGACATTGAATACACTGAACCCAGTGATGAATACTTCGTCGACAATATTCTTCCTGTTCTTCGTGCTTACATGAGAGACATGCCGGACATGAAGATCACCGGAAAATGGACAGGATACTATTCCCTGAATTCACAGGACAAGACACCCTATATATTTGCGTTCCTGAACGCCATTGTCGCAACAGGAGGTAGCGGGGCCGGGCTGATGAAATCTGATTCCATTGGGAGGGTCGTGGCGAGCATTACCTCCGGGCAATTGGAAACAAGGTTGTTTGATGGCTCCACAATACTGAACAGTTCACTTGGAATTGCTGACAGGGATGTGGGTATTGAGTCACTGAGATTCTAGCGTCTCATCCCAGATATTCCACATTGTGTCTCTCAGTGATAGACCTCCATTCAGGGACTGGAGGAACTATTTTGTCCTCTGGCTCAGTAACAATCTCCAGTATGTATGGGCCTTTCTCTTTCATTGATCCTTTGATTTTTTCATTGAGTTCACCATCATTAACTATCACATCATAAGGGATGCCATGGGCCTTAGCAAGGCCAGAAAAATCCACCTGTTTGAACTCTGTTTCGCCGACAATGCGATCATAGAGAGCCATCATCGTGGCTCTTATCCAGCCAAATGATCCGTTGTTTACAATGATGACCTTGACATCGGGTTCATATCTTTTCAGTGTTTCCAGTTCACCCTCCACGAAACCAAAACTTCCGTCAGTGGTCATTGAGAATGTGGTTTTGCCGGTGGCATAGTGTGCTCCAATAGCGGCAGGAAGAGAAAAGCCGAGGCCTCCCACCGCGTAATTGAATAAGAATTTCCTTCCAGGCTTTGAAACGCGGAAATAGGCTGAACTGTATATGGTTCCCACGCCCGGGTCTCCGGCTATCACAGAATCCTCTGGCACGAGATCCTGCAGCGCTTTCACAAGCCTCACGGGATTCACCGTATGGAGCTTCCTTTCACCGAGTTTATTCTGGTACTCGATTGAGTCTTTTCGCTTCTGGATTAGAGAACTCCGGTTCCATTTCATGGAATTACCACGTGCTGCTATCCTGTTCATTATTGATAGAGTGAGTTTTGCGTCCCCGTATAGGAAAAGGTCAGTGGGATAGTTATTGCCCAGCTCAAACTCCGAGACATCGAGATGAATGATTTTCCTCCCAGTGGCAAACTGAGGAGGATTCTTCCATTCAGAGGTGGAGGCTGAATCAGCGTTGGTCCCAACGTAGAATACGAGATCAGAAGCCGATAGAACGCCGTTGGAGAAATCGGTGCCTCCTCTACTTCCAATAACGCCTAGTGACAGCTCACCGAGTTCCGATACAGAACCTTTTCCAGAAATTGTAGTGGCTACAGGTATCCCAAGCCTGTCAGAGAACTCCTGTAATTCGGCCTCTGCATGTGAAAGCAGCACGCCCTGGCCGGCAACAATAACTGGTGAGGTGCTCTTTCTGATCATGTTCAGCGCAGCGACAAGCAACTCTTCTCCAGGTGCAGCGCGCACTGAAGGATATTTAGCAAACACTGTCTGCGCATATAACTCCTGTTCCGGTACCTGATCAATGTAGGTGTTCATTGGGAAACGAACGAATACGGGCCCCATTCTTCCTGAAGTTGCGATTCTGAAAGCTCTTCTAAGCAGGCGTGGGATATCTTTCCCATCATTAACGGATATGTATTCCTTGGTTATTTGCCTAAACATGCCTGATTTGTCATACTCAGTGAGATAATCTTTTTTCTCAGATGAAAGAGATATATCACTTGAAAGCACAACCATCGGTGTTCCAGAATTATAAGCCTCTATGATTCCTGGAAGAGTGTATGATGCCCCGACGCCCGGAACTTCGCATATCCCTGGTTTTTGTCCGGATCTTGAATAACCATCTGCCATTATTGCGGCGTTTCTCTCATCTCTTACCAAGACGTGCCTGATCTTGTCATATTTCTCCCAGCTTTCATAAAGAGGGAAAGATGTCTCACCAATAAGGCCAAATACAGTCTGCACGCCGTATTTTTCCATCATTTCCAGTATTGCATCTGAACCACGCATTTTTTCACATCCATCTCTGCTGGTATCGTACAGACAGTATATACGGCTGTCCACGCTGCAGAGCAGCGCTCTCGGGGATTTTTGTATGTTTATAGTTTTTTCTTTTCGACCAGTCCGTAGTCTTTCACTGCCTTTTTTCTTGTTATTATCTCATTTTCAATGTCCTCAAGAACCTTATTTTTCGATCTTGATCTTGGATCCCCATATCCCCCACCGCCAGCAGTTTCAATAGTGATAATATCTCCGGGAAGAAGCTGTGTCGAAGACTTAACGGCAACCTTGGAATTTTTTCCATTCCTTTTGAGTGTTACACGAGTCTTAGATCCGTCCATCCCTCCATAAAGTCCCCAAGGAGCGAGTTTACCTCTTTCTGCTACCACCGTGAACGTGGTTTCGCTGAGTATCTCGAATGACCTGACTATTCCAGATCCTCCCCTGAATTCACCTGATCCGGAGCTATCTTGCCTGAATTCATACCTCCGGACTAAAATTGGCATGGACAGTTCCACGTCCTCCACGGGAGTGTTCATAGTGTTCGTCATATTGGAGTGTATTGCATCTATCCCGTCCATACCTTTCCTTCCGCCTAGCCCGACTCCGATTGTCTCGTAGAAAGCCCATTGACCCTTGGAGGTCTTTCCTCCCATCATTATGTTGTTCATTGATCCTCCGGCAGCTGCTGGAACAAGGTCTGGATATACATTGAGGAACAACTTGAAAACGAGATCCGCATTTCTCTGACTCGTTTCGACGTTTCCACCGGAGACGGGAGCAGGATACTCAGGGTTCAACAGGGTCCCGACTGGCGCTGAAACCTCAACATCTCTGAATGTGCCATTGTTGACAGGTATATCCTCGCCTAACAGCGATCTCAGAACAAACTGGACTCCTGAAAGTGTGACGCCGAAGACCGCATTCAATGGGTATGGAACCTGTTTCACGGTTCCGGCGTAGTCTATGAAGATCTTCCCCCCTTTTATTTTCAGGCTGGCAGCCATTTTCAGCAGTTTTTCATCTGGTGACTCGAGAAAATCCTCCGCCTTGTATTCGCCTTCCTTAAGTGCAGATATCCTGTTGCCGACAATTCTCTGTGTGTAGTTGAATGACTCGTTGACAGAATCCTTGAAACTCTGCAATCCATATCTGTCTGCAAGCTGGATGACCCTCTTTTCACCTGTAAAATTAGCTGCCGCCTGGGCCCTGAGGTCACCAATTCTCTCCCTCGGAGTTCTTGTGTTGGAGCGAAAAAAAGAAAGAGTTTCATACACGAACTCGTTGTTTTTCATGAGAAAGGTTGGGTTTACGATCAAACCTTCCTCATAGAGAGATCTTGCATCTGAAGATATGCTTCCGGGTACCTTCCCACCGATATCTGAATGGTGCGCCTTATTGGCAGAAAAAGCAATGAGCTTGCCGCTGTGGTATATCGGCCTTATAACCGTCACGTCGTTCAGGTGAGTGCCTGCAATATACGGGTTGTTCACGACAATCATCGATCCTTCTTCCAGGTCTATTCCTTCTTTCTGGCAATATGAAAGCGTATTTGAGAGACCCCATGGCAAAGAACCGAGATGAACCGGAATGTGCTCGGCCTGAGCTATCAATCTCGCTTCTGTATCAAAGACCGCAGCAGAATGGTCCATCCTTTCTTTTATGTTTGGAGAATATGATGAGTTCCTCAGGGCAATACCCATCTCTTCACTGGCATAGTAGAGAGAACTTCTCGTCAACTCCATTGTGATTGAATCTATCAACTGGACACCTCCTTCTTCATCCTAATATTCCCGTACTCGTCCAACCTGAAGCTCCAGTTCCTGTTCACTTTAGTCGTTGAGTCATACTCTTCTATTATACTGGGACCCTTTCCATGATCTCCGGGATGAAGCTTCTCCCTCACATACACCGGGATTTCCTCAAAGATGTCATCAAATGAGGCATTCCTGTAGTGATCGGGTCTTGCAGTGCCCTCTTCTGCCTGGAAGCGTGGAATGGAGACTTTATCGACCTTAACCACTGCGTGCACTCTCAGATTTATTATCTCCAGCTGATCTGTGGACGAGTACCCGTAAAGCTCCTTGTGTTTGAGATCAAACTCTTTCCTGAGGTCCTTGCCTGGTTCGTATGGGAGTACTATTTCATAGGATTGACCAATGTACCTCATTTCCATAAGTTCCATCAGTTTCGAGGGTTTGAGCCCGTCAGTTTTGAGGTCTTCGATCGCTTTATCCTTGAGGGACTCAAACTCTTTCGCGACATCTAGGTTTGTGGTCATAACCGGTGATGAGAACACTCTGACCATGTCCCCGGTCAAAAGACCATATGCCGAAAACAGCCCCGGGTGCTGCGGAATCACGAGGTAGGAGATGTGGAGGTCATCAGCCATATCACAGGCATGCAGTGGTCCGGCACCGCCAAACGCCAACATGGTAAAGTCTCTCGGGTCCCTTCCACGCTCAACACTAACTATCGAAAGAATCTTTGCCATGGAGTTGTTTATCAACTTGAGAATGCCTTCTGCAGTGTCGTTAACGCCCATCCCTAACTTACTGGAGAGTTCAGTTACCGCTTGAGAAGCAAGGTCTCTATATACCTTCATGCTACCAGCCAGTAGATATTCTGGATTTATGTGACCCAGCAAGATATGAGCATCCGTGATTGTCGCAAGTTCCCCTCCCCGTCCATAAGCCGCAGGTCCTGGCTCGGAACCAGCACTCTGTGGGCCGACCCTTAGGATTCCACCTTCATCAACCCAAGCTATTGTTCCTCCTCCTGCACTCGCCTCTGCCAGATCGATAAATGGATGACGCACGGCATACCCGCTCCCCTTAATTGATCTCCCGCTGTGAGTCTTGCCCGCAGCTTCAAACTCGTATGCCACATCTGGATTTCCGTCGATGACTGTGCCTGCCTTGGCAGTTGTTCCCCCCATATCAAAAGTGATTACCCTTCCGAGTGATAGCGTGTTAGCGAGATACCTAGATGCAAGAACACCGGCTGCGGGTCCCGACTCTATTATAGAGACAGGATACTCTGATGCGAATCTTACCGTGTCGAGCCCACCTCCGGAGTTCATCACATATAAAGGAGAATTGTAACCTGCATTCTTAAGCTCGTCTTTCAGCTGTTCAAGATAATGCGATACAATAGGCGATAGGGAAGCATTGACGACTGTTGTACTTGTACGTTCATACTCCCTGTATTCCGGATTAACCCTGCTTGAGATGCTGATATGACCGTAAAAAGTCTTCCTGAGAACCTGTTCCGCCTGAATCTCGTGTTCAGCGTTCCTATATGAATTTATAAAAGATATGGCAACGGACTCAACGTCTTTCTGTTTGATTTTCTTGGAAAACGATTCGACTTCAGTTTTATCCAGCTTTTCGATCTCGTCCCCTGACGCACCAATTCGCTCATTGACAGTGAACCTCATCGCTCTTTTCACGAG is a window from the Thermoplasmatales archaeon genome containing:
- a CDS encoding N-methyltryptophan oxidase, which translates into the protein MSERDYDVIVVGAGIMGLASAYHLKIAMPDKSVVVLEKESSYSQGNSGRSVSGYRDFFSTVVNQKLSKSSIKFYSHIQKDLGYDIQMKNVGYMFLMSRSKFDSMRSIITKLQSSTDLRILDRSELSKIHSLILDVDKEESKALNLQPIEVGVLGRRCGVLEIEKLSSFYYEECRRLGVEFNFKTQVNSLDVVPRNPSGYPNEPFLWQDKLIGGISTNRGDYSAQRYVLTTGAWTGKLLDRIGVDSHMKAKKRFVYQIGGDSITEMVRTSYGLNDEGLFPFLILPSHGVYLRPHPSSGTFWISTSGTTSDQEIGPTFSFDSADDIEYTEPSDEYFVDNILPVLRAYMRDMPDMKITGKWTGYYSLNSQDKTPYIFAFLNAIVATGGSGAGLMKSDSIGRVVASITSGQLETRLFDGSTILNSSLGIADRDVGIESLRF
- a CDS encoding acetolactate synthase catalytic subunit, with amino-acid sequence MRGSDAILEMMEKYGVQTVFGLIGETSFPLYESWEKYDKIRHVLVRDERNAAIMADGYSRSGQKPGICEVPGVGASYTLPGIIEAYNSGTPMVVLSSDISLSSEKKDYLTEYDKSGMFRQITKEYISVNDGKDIPRLLRRAFRIATSGRMGPVFVRFPMNTYIDQVPEQELYAQTVFAKYPSVRAAPGEELLVAALNMIRKSTSPVIVAGQGVLLSHAEAELQEFSDRLGIPVATTISGKGSVSELGELSLGVIGSRGGTDFSNGVLSASDLVFYVGTNADSASTSEWKNPPQFATGRKIIHLDVSEFELGNNYPTDLFLYGDAKLTLSIMNRIAARGNSMKWNRSSLIQKRKDSIEYQNKLGERKLHTVNPVRLVKALQDLVPEDSVIAGDPGVGTIYSSAYFRVSKPGRKFLFNYAVGGLGFSLPAAIGAHYATGKTTFSMTTDGSFGFVEGELETLKRYEPDVKVIIVNNGSFGWIRATMMALYDRIVGETEFKQVDFSGLAKAHGIPYDVIVNDGELNEKIKGSMKEKGPYILEIVTEPEDKIVPPVPEWRSITERHNVEYLG
- a CDS encoding N-methylhydantoinase A/acetone carboxylase, beta subunit, which encodes MIDSITMELTRSSLYYASEEMGIALRNSSYSPNIKERMDHSAAVFDTEARLIAQAEHIPVHLGSLPWGLSNTLSYCQKEGIDLEEGSMIVVNNPYIAGTHLNDVTVIRPIYHSGKLIAFSANKAHHSDIGGKVPGSISSDARSLYEEGLIVNPTFLMKNNEFVYETLSFFRSNTRTPRERIGDLRAQAAANFTGEKRVIQLADRYGLQSFKDSVNESFNYTQRIVGNRISALKEGEYKAEDFLESPDEKLLKMAASLKIKGGKIFIDYAGTVKQVPYPLNAVFGVTLSGVQFVLRSLLGEDIPVNNGTFRDVEVSAPVGTLLNPEYPAPVSGGNVETSQRNADLVFKLFLNVYPDLVPAAAGGSMNNIMMGGKTSKGQWAFYETIGVGLGGRKGMDGIDAIHSNMTNTMNTPVEDVELSMPILVRRYEFRQDSSGSGEFRGGSGIVRSFEILSETTFTVVAERGKLAPWGLYGGMDGSKTRVTLKRNGKNSKVAVKSSTQLLPGDIITIETAGGGGYGDPRSRSKNKVLEDIENEIITRKKAVKDYGLVEKKKL
- a CDS encoding N-methylhydantoinase A/acetone carboxylase, beta subunit, translating into MLIGIDIGGTFTDLVIYDTKTAQFEGIKVPTTPQDPKKAVIGALGKRKDLATQTELIFHATTIATNALLTRKGLPRIALLTTEGFRDVLEIGRQRRAEIYNLYNSRPEPLVKRAMRFTVNERIGASGDEIEKLDKTEVESFSKKIKQKDVESVAISFINSYRNAEHEIQAEQVLRKTFYGHISISSRVNPEYREYERTSTTVVNASLSPIVSHYLEQLKDELKNAGYNSPLYVMNSGGGLDTVRFASEYPVSIIESGPAAGVLASRYLANTLSLGRVITFDMGGTTAKAGTVIDGNPDVAYEFEAAGKTHSGRSIKGSGYAVRHPFIDLAEASAGGGTIAWVDEGGILRVGPQSAGSEPGPAAYGRGGELATITDAHILLGHINPEYLLAGSMKVYRDLASQAVTELSSKLGMGVNDTAEGILKLINNSMAKILSIVSVERGRDPRDFTMLAFGGAGPLHACDMADDLHISYLVIPQHPGLFSAYGLLTGDMVRVFSSPVMTTNLDVAKEFESLKDKAIEDLKTDGLKPSKLMELMEMRYIGQSYEIVLPYEPGKDLRKEFDLKHKELYGYSSTDQLEIINLRVHAVVKVDKVSIPRFQAEEGTARPDHYRNASFDDIFEEIPVYVREKLHPGDHGKGPSIIEEYDSTTKVNRNWSFRLDEYGNIRMKKEVSS